TCCCCAGTCGTTAACGCTGGTACTTTGATATGACTACAGTAGAATGTATCTTTGTCAGATATCCAGAAAGAAGTCAGTAAGCTGGTACAAGTTTTGAACTGCGCATGCgcagggtcaaaggtgaagacccctgATCAGTAATCGTGAGTTCTTGTGTTGTTGAGACACATGTCGAGACGTGCTTCATTTAGGTCCCGAGGCCTTCAACTCTTATAAATTATCCACAATGCGTGACTGttaatgcaaattttaaaaTGCAAGtactttattctttatcattGTACCCTGCGCAGATTGCTATAAAGCTTTGTGGCTATCATCCAGTAGTTAAATGTACCTTACCTACTAGTACTTAGACGTACAATGTGTGCAGAATATGatgagttcagttcagttttatcGTCTGTTTTCAGGATGGCAGGTCCGGTTCGAGAAAGAGTCACAGATGCCGACAGGCGCCATTTCGATTTTGTGCAAACCTTGCTCCGTATTTCCGATGAgctgacagaagaggaaacggCAAACGTGAAGTTGTTCTGTCTGCATCTGATTCCTGAAGGCCAATCGGAACAACTGAAGCGGGCGGTGGACGTTTTTCAAAAGCTGATTAAACTGGACAAAATTGACCAGGAGAATCTCGACTTTCTCGAAGAGCTGTTGGAAAGAATCGGGCGTCAGGACCTGATTCGGGACGTTCTGAGACAGTTCCAGCCTCCTGAAcgagagattccggaaaatcccgaactgcAGCCGGGAACAAGTCAACAGGGAGCAGATGCAGAAGGTGagttacaagcaagaaaattatggATGAACCTCAAACAAAAACCTATTATCTGCCCGGCAGCCTTGTATCGTCATAGAAATACATTTCTATGGAATTTGGTCTAAATCCAACCACTTATAGAAATCATAAGAAGCAATCCTGTGGACTTGTTGTCAATTAACATTAACACTTTCATTGCTACTTAACATTCCAGGAAATGCAACGTCCAACACATACGTGGTCGTGAACGGCCAAGTGCGCATGATCCAGGAAACTCTAGATCGTCTTAGAAACCACATAGCAACGTTATCTGGCACCAGAAGGTCAAtggtcaagttcagaggttacaagaagcacaagagcatcctggtgcacttctccataccgcgggagaacacggtggtgctgaggcacatggcggatcactccgacccaagacttgtctacatgggcgtcaagtcactGCAGATCGACGCTGAAGTTCCAATCAAGGTCCAACAGGGGGCGCCGTTGTACGGTGAGTTGCATGCTTTTAGCTATAGTCttcacaaacaatcaaatgtaCTCTATCTGTGAATTTTAGACTTTTGCAGGTCTATCGAAGAATATGGATGTTATTTtgagtttatattttctcatacAGAAGCACCATCAAAGACTATAGATATTTAAGAGATACAGAATATCTACTTGTGAAACATCAGAAGTCGATTTTATTCCAATACTTTCCCAGCATCTACCATATGGCTGAACCTGATAGTAGCTGCATGTTAGACATGTAAATAGATAGCATTATTTCTACTGTACTGGGACGAGCAGGTCGTGTACGTGACGCCATATCAAACCCTATGTTTCATGATATCATATATCTTTAACTTATGTGTTCCAGATATCAAGAGGCAACTGCCTGTTGATGACATCGAGGTTGGATGCAGTACACGGAACAAACACCAGAGGGCGCCCCAGGgctggacccgcctgtctgccctgaacctgttctcggacgccctgccgctccatctgcaggcagccgcgagtctggagtaccagggcttctcctacagcctggtccgggctctggtgcagaaggaccggctcagagaacaccagatgaggcaggccatccagaacctcaggaacgcagaggtggattccgacaagctccgtcagaaggcagaggtggattccaacacgatcatgactttgAGTTCCAAGCtcaacatcacagagaacaggctgaaggaggcTCTTGAGACAAACGATAttcttgaagaaaagctgcagcaTGCTCAAGAATACGCGGAGAAAGCCGCCAAGCAGGTGACATCCCACGTGACGGactacaggggagagaagccgcctggaggctggccacaggagtacaggggagagaagccgcctggaggctggtcgGCACAGGTCGAGAAGGCAGATTCAGCTACACAGACTCACCTAACTGAACCTGTTGGTACTACAGGGATACCTGGAGGTGTGGGTGACAAGGTTGGAGCAGACCCGACTGCAAAGGAAGAAGACGGGAAAACTCCAAGACAAGAATCTGGCAGTGGGAGCGATGGAAAAGAGGATGTTCTCGGTACAGAAGCACAAGAGCAAGAGCGACACACAGCGGGAATACAAAAAGCGGCACCTGGCTTTACTGGTGTGATTACTTTTGGTGGGTTTGGAAAGGAACCTGGAGAGTTACGGGACCCACGCGGTGTTGTGGTGTCGCCaagcaacgagatatttgtggCCGATGAACTTAacaggcgagtccaagtccacagcacagagggggtttacctgcgccacttcccaacagttgtaccgggtGCTGGAGATAAGGACATGGAGCCGCATGATGTCTGTATGGACGGTAATGGTacgctgtgggtagtggggcgGGGAAAGACAGCTcaccatgttgtacagtacagcacggacgggaccgccatggcgGGGTTTGACATGAAGAAGAGCATTTATTTCCGCGGCATTACAGtggacatgcgcactaaccacatcctggTGACTGATTGTGACCACGGTGAAGTTGAtgtgttccgtccggacggctccctggtgcggacagtccgACATCACGAGGGTGAGATGACACACCCACGGTACGTCACTGTGGACGGGGacgggaacattcttgtgtcggacTGGAACAATTACAATTACTACGTGTATGACGAGtccgggaagttcctgttccagtttggaggtttgggaagtggtgaaggtcagctgaatAGGCCTGcaggcatctgtacagacagctcgGGTCACATTCTCGTGGCAGACTATGGGAACGAGAGGattcagatcttcacacgtcacggcgagtt
The sequence above is drawn from the Branchiostoma floridae strain S238N-H82 chromosome 17, Bfl_VNyyK, whole genome shotgun sequence genome and encodes:
- the LOC118404459 gene encoding uncharacterized protein LOC118404459, with the protein product MAGPVRERVTDADRRHFDFVQTLLRISDELTEEETANVKLFCLHLIPEGQSEQLKRAVDVFQKLIKLDKIDQENLDFLEELLERIGRQDLIRDVLRQFQPPEREIPENPELQPGTSQQGADAEGNATSNTYVVVNGQVRMIQETLDRLRNHIATLSGTRRSMVKFRGYKKHKSILVHFSIPRENTVVLRHMADHSDPRLVYMGVKSLQIDAEVPIKVQQGAPLYDIKRQLPVDDIEVGCKNRLKEALETNDILEEKLQHAQEYAEKAAKQGYLEVWVTRLEQTRLQRKKTGKLQDKNLAVGAMEKRMFSVQKHKSKSDTQREYKKRHLALLV